One Nocardiopsis gilva YIM 90087 genomic window, GTGCGCTGCTGCTCTTGTTCGTGTTCTCCGTCTGGCTGGGCTGGTTCCCCTCGGGCGGACTGGGGCAGCCGGGGCAGCCGCTCACGCCGGCCATCGTGGCGTCCTCGGTGACGCTGCCCGCCCTGGCACTGACGTTCGGGCACCACTTCGGCGTCTACGTCCGACTGGTGGAGACGGGCGTCGCGCGGGTGCGCGGGTCCACACACGTCCTCAACGCCGAGGCGCGCGGCCTGCCGCCATGGACGGTGCGGACCCGGCACATCCTCCGGCCGGGGCTGGTTCCGTTCGCCGCTCGGTTCGGCACCGGCGTCGCCCAACTGCTGGCCGGCGCTTACGCGATCGAACTCATCTACGCGTGGCCCGGCATGGGGCGGCTGGCACTGGAAGCGGCGCAGACGCAGGACTACCCGGTGCTGCTCGCCGTTGTACTGATCACCGGTGCGATCGTGGTCACCGCCAACCTCATCGGCGAGATCGCCACCGCGCGACTGGACCCCAGGATCCGACTCACGCGTGATGATCCTCGGGCGCGGTCAGGGGCGTCGTAGAACGGGTCCCGCCTCCTGCTCCCGCCCCTGCGCGTGATCAGGCAGCTCCCGTCGACGAGGCGGCGCCAGGTAGAGCCCGGGGTAACGCATCACCCGCACGGAACCGCGCACGACGGCCTCCTTCCAACGGGCGGCGGTTCGGCCGGTCAGGATGGCGCGGTGGGGGGAGTCGTCAGGACGCACGAACTGGATGAGACCGTCCCGGCGGCCGAGGCTGATGTTCTGCGCGGCGTACCGGAAACGGAACGGATGCGGATCACGCCCTGTGATGCGGGCGGCGATCGCATCGGCGGCCTGCCACCCCATCGGAACACCGGTCCCACAGGCCATGCGGAGCTGCTGGGACGCGAGTCGACCTGGACCGCGGGCCAGGGCCGCGTCGCCGACTGCGTACACATTCGGGTGGGAGTGCGAACGCATCGTCTGGTCCACGAGGATGCGTCCATCGTGATCGACGGCGAGTCCGGACTCGCGGGCAAGGGCGGGGACCCGGAAACCCGTGGTCCAGACGGTGGCGTCGAGCGGCACCGCGTCGCCCCGCGTCGTCATCAGGCGGTCCTGTTGGACCTCCGTGACGGGGGAGTCCGCCCGAACATCGATGTCCAACCGCCGGAACACGCGGCGGAGATGCCGCTGAGCGGCGAGGGACAGGCCGTCTCCCGGCGCGTCGGTGGACAGCAGCCGTACGCGGAGACGTGGATAGGTCTCGGCCAGTTCGGTCGCGGCCTCGATGCCGGTCAATCCGGCGCCCACCACCCCGAGGACGCCTCCGGCGGCGCCGAGGTCCGCTGCCCGGTGATGAAGTGCGGCAGCGCCCTCGGTGTCGGAGACGCTGAACGCGTGTTCTGCGACGCCCGGAACGACGTCGAGATCGGCCATGCTGCCGAGCGCGTACACGAGCGTGTCGTATTCGAGGCTCAGCTCGTCTCGGGATTCGCCGGTCACGCGCACGTGCCGCCGCTCCGGGTCGACGGAGGCCACCCGTCCGACGATGAGCTGAACACCGGTTCCGTCCAGCAGTTTTCGCAGGGGGAGGTCGGCAAGCCGCTGACCGGTGGCGAGCTGGTGGAGCCGCACGCGTTCCACGAAATGGGGATTCGCGTTGACCAGGGTCACGCGTGCGTCATGCGGGTGGAGTCGGCGGGCTAGCCGGGCAGTGGTCGTGAGACCCGCGTAACCGGCGCCCAGTACGAGGATGCGGTGCGTCACTGACGTCCCCTTCCCTTTCCCTTTTCCCTTCGGAAGCCCTGGACGGCGAGGCGGATGTGCGGTGCTTGGCGACACCGCCCGCCGTGATGGCATCTCCTGAACCGGGGAGAGGACCGATCCATGACAGGAACTGGGTGTGTCCCCCGTCACACGTGCGCGGGTAGACGGGTGGGGAGGGGGAGAGACCAGCCTTTCAGCGAGGCGTGGTGGGCCAGAGAAGCACGCCCGCGTGGGAACGGGACAGCTGAGCGCCGATGAACGCAAGCTTGTCGGGGTTGACGATGGTGCGGATGGCTGCGATGCGGTCGTCGTGAAGCTCAAGGACCGCCACAGCAAGCGGTCCGCTGTCGACCGTGACCAGGAGCGCCGGTTCTCCGTTGACCTCCGCAGCGCAAATCTCCAGGCCGGGCCCGAAGCGTTCTTCCACGATGGCGTCGATCTGTCGGAACAGTCCGTGGAGGTAACGCGCCACCCTGGTGCTGCCGAAGATGGGGCGCCGTGCGGCCCCGATCTTGCC contains:
- a CDS encoding NAD(P)/FAD-dependent oxidoreductase, whose product is MTHRILVLGAGYAGLTTTARLARRLHPHDARVTLVNANPHFVERVRLHQLATGQRLADLPLRKLLDGTGVQLIVGRVASVDPERRHVRVTGESRDELSLEYDTLVYALGSMADLDVVPGVAEHAFSVSDTEGAAALHHRAADLGAAGGVLGVVGAGLTGIEAATELAETYPRLRVRLLSTDAPGDGLSLAAQRHLRRVFRRLDIDVRADSPVTEVQQDRLMTTRGDAVPLDATVWTTGFRVPALARESGLAVDHDGRILVDQTMRSHSHPNVYAVGDAALARGPGRLASQQLRMACGTGVPMGWQAADAIAARITGRDPHPFRFRYAAQNISLGRRDGLIQFVRPDDSPHRAILTGRTAARWKEAVVRGSVRVMRYPGLYLAPPRRRELPDHAQGREQEAGPVLRRP